One window of Athalia rosae chromosome 4, iyAthRosa1.1, whole genome shotgun sequence genomic DNA carries:
- the LOC105692651 gene encoding DNA polymerase interacting tetratricopeptide repeat-containing, protein of 47 kDa yields MDPGVSNDVEKKSWTNAERLELAAKLDAELDDYINNLEQKQYTEGWPEDRWEAEMDKHPFFMKKAPEVGDELSPLMEGLQQLKYDENENTPEELANNYKEDGNFNYKYKKYRLAIIGYTEGIRTKCKDIELIAQLYNNRAASQYMLHNYRSSLNDCKLALNLKPEYPKALNRAANCCLHINDYDQCIFYCDKFLEKSPSDKAILNLRTEAVVSKKKLERDRRKKEVSIKKMEREEKSLLELIQSRKINVEINAGKRHLQLADLEPCIHHLAQNKVHLGEDGRLIWPVVILYPETQQTDFIQESHEDLILMDLLEELFAEPPGWDKERRYHPKNVNIYFEGKGKRTVHKTNTQATLGEILADERFEVRGGTPAFLALVASSEAEKRFLANY; encoded by the exons ATGGATCCTGGGGTCTCAAATgacgttgaaaagaaatcatGGACCAATGCTGAGCGCTTGGAACTGGCAGCGAAGTTAGATGCCGAACTTGATGACTATATTAACAATTTGGAACAGAAACAATACACCGAAGGATGGCCAGAAGATCGCTGGGAAGCTGAAATGGATAAGCATCCCTTCTTTATGAAGAAAGCTCCAGAAGTTGGTGATGAATTATCTCCACTAATGGAAGGACTACAACAGCTCAAATatgatgagaatgaaaataccCCAGAAG AATTAGCAAATAACTACAAAGAAGACggtaattttaattacaagTACAAGAAGTATCGGTTAGCCATCATTGGCTACACTGAGGGCATCAGGACTAAGTGTAAAGACATCGAACTAATTGCTCAACTTTATAATAACCGAGCTGCCTCGCAATACATGCTTCATAACTACAG gTCAAGTTTAAATGATTGCAAGTTGGCTTTGAATCTGAAACCAGAATATCCAAAGGCGTTGAACAGGGCTGCAAATTGTTGTTTACACATCAACGACTATGATCAGTGTATATTTTATTGCGATAAATTCCTTGAAAAGTCTCCATCGGACAAAGCCATATTAAATCTCAGAACCGAGGCGGTAGTCAGTAAG aaaaaattggagagagacagaagaaaaaaagaggtctCAATTAAGAAAATGGAACGGGAAGAGAAAAGCCTGCTCGAACTAATtcaaagcagaaaaattaatgttGAAATCAACGCTGGCAAAAGGCATCTGCAACTGGCTGACCTAGAACCGTGTATACACCATTTAGCTCAAAACAAAGTACATCTAGGGGAAGATGGCCGATTGATCTGGCCTGTAGTTATTTTATATCCAGAAACACAGCAGACCGATTTCATTCAAGAATCCCATGAAGATTTGAT ATTGATGGATCTACTAGAAGAATTATTCGCGGAACCTCCAGGCTGGGATAAGGAACGGCGTTATCATCCGAAGAATGTGAACATTTACttcgaaggaaaaggaaagcgCACCGTGCATAAAACCAACACGCAAGCAACACTCGGAGAGATCCTGGCCGACGAAAG GTTCGAGGTGAGAGGAGGCACACCGGCGTTCCTCGCGTTGGTCGCATCCAGCGAAGCGGAGAAGCGATTTTTAGCCAATTATTGA
- the LOC105692745 gene encoding egalitarian protein homolog translates to MDSSEYELVRNMTLLFFFERLMDKGGPRSLHDLSCQFGAKGFTKEMRQIAGGSQSGLKKFLAKYPALFLINGDYVFVNTFQPVVAEDNGSSLGGKRDYAQEAVEYFSMKLMQYGIGTEVPIKSLLGHRSQASSEVRHISGQHYKEFRDFLMRYPDAFAVTEDNVVLKQYEGMKAEPFRELEPETIDPEVTARLLDFFAQCIDNKGPTLVDQLFHLVTSKFPQETWMSIFKTPQDLSTFLKMFSDAFHVQSNLVTLISRPKTFNIDNCHGKIQSSSSPGVQNYNNNRSQPNSLQTSQPTSLQVSLQSSQPNSITSNNSMSQPNSLQNISPTSTESNNNSPPISLQQQSLKQRINTLVMKTLADNTEKDRNLQTVQMGEAWKLKVFQQTRVVVNSKESLQIIEEIMNPRRPQQDGKVIVSFDCEGINLGVKGQLTLLQIGTMTGQAYVFDLVTCPSLVQSGGIQKLLESNSVVKVIHDCRNDSVNLFYQFGITLNNVFDTQAAHAVLQYQETGKPVYKVKNVNLNALCELYGAPCNPLKDQLKNVYRRDQRYWSRRPLSRDMLLYAGCDVLSLVPQIYTAMSRLIKPEMQTLFSELCEEQVQMHIKPIEVKARKKQRKVETEVADLRKRMEETTGKNIVLSNREIRLLRYLELTEEEKEKLRGSYKVARKLEKLENLGQDKGDSSDYDEDERNGDTEYPSLDSYLSENSHSGGVMSPRNSEPPSLTESMQLMDEVLSDDRMDRLEKIERLEAILSTITAPSDVTAPPSNIQLSPIKCICNCHDGKQVRVQQNNTKVDHAASQTLSTGDIVITRIFYTEAEKEREKLLNSPKK, encoded by the exons ATGGACAGCTCTGAATATGAGTTAGTTCGCAATATGActctactatttttttttgaacgctTGATGGACAAGGGTGGCCCAAGATCCTTACATGACTTGAGTTGCCAGTTTGGTGCGAAAGGTTTTACCAAGGAAATGCGTCAGATTGCTGGTGGCTCTCAaagtgggttgaaaaaatttctggctAAATATCCAGCCTTATTTCTGATAAATGGTGATTATGTTTTTGTAAATACGTTTCAACCCGTTGTGGCTGAAGATAATGGGTCAAGTCTGGGAGGAAAGCGGGATTATGCCCAAGAAGCggtagaatatttttccatgaaACTAATGCAATATGGAATCGGTACTGAAGTACCCATCAAAAGTTTATTGGGTCATAGATCTCAGGCTTCTTCTGAGGTTAGACATATTTCTGGACAGCATTACAAAGAGTTCAGAGACTTCCTCATGAGATATCCTGATGCCTTTGCTGTAACGGAAGATAATGTTGTTTTGAAGCAGTATGAAGGCATGAAAGCTGAACCATTTCGTGAATTAGAGCCAGAGACTATTGACCCAGAGGTAACTGCCAGGctacttgatttttttgcaCAATGTATCGATAACAAAGGACCAACATTAGTCGACCAATTATTTCATCTTGTAACATCAAAATTCCCTCAAGAAACTTGGATGTCGATATTCAAAACCCCTCAAGATTTGTCGACTTTCTTGAAAATGTTTTCCGATGCCTTCCATGTTCAGAGTAATTTGGTTACACTGATTAGCAGGCCAAAGACTTTCAACATCGATAACTGCCATGGAAAAATACAAAGTTCATCCAGCCCAGGAGTACAGaactacaataataatagatcCCAGCCAAATTCGCTCCAAACTTCTCAACCAACTTCGCTTCAAGTATCTCTCCAAAGTTCACAACCCAATTCAATCACTTCAAATAATTCTATGTCACAGCCGAATTCACTACAAAACATATCACCGACTTCAACTGAaagcaataataattcaccACCAATAAGTTTGCAGCAGCAGTCTTTAAAGCAAAGAATTAATACATTGGTGATGAAAACATTAGCTGATAACACTGAAAAGGATCGTAACTTGCAAACCGTGCAAATGGGTGAGGCATGGAAACTTAAAGTATTCCAACAGACAAGAGTGGTTGTGAATTCAAAAGAGAGCTTACAAATAATTGAAGAGATTATGAACCCTAGAAGACCGCAACAAGATGGCAAAGTAATCGTCTCCTTTGATTGCGAAGGTATCAATTTAGGAGTTAAAGGCCAGTTAACACTTCTTCAAATTGGAACTATGACAGGCCAAGCTTATGTCTTTGACCTGGTTACGTGTCCAAGCCTGGTTCAAAGTGGAGGAATTCAGAAACTACTTGAAAGCAACAGTGTCGTTAAG GTAATTCATGACTGCCGTAATGATAGTGTAAATTTATTCTACCAATTCGGAATCACCCTGAACAACGTTTTTGATACACAG GCTGCTCATGCGGTTTTGCAGTATCAAGAGACTGGTAAACCTGTATACaaagtaaaaaatgtaaatctgAATGCGCTCTGTGAGTTATATGGTGCTCCATGTAATCCTCTGAAAGATCAACTAAAAAATGTATATCGCCGTGACCAGAGGTATTGGTCCCGTAGACCTCTTTCACGAGATATGCTGTTGTACGCTGGCTGTGATGTTTTGAGCTTGGTGCCACAAATATATACTGCTATGTCAAG GCTTATAAAACCAGAGATGCAGACACTTTTCTCTGAATTATGCGAAGAGCAGGTGCAGATGCACATAAAACCAATCGAAGTTAAGGCTCGTAAAAAACAACGCAAGGTAGAGACCGAGGTAGCAGACTTGCGAAAACGAATGGAAGAGACtactggaaaaaatattgttctTAGTAATCGTGAAATAAGACTCTTACGATATTTGGAATtaacagaagaagaaaaagaaaaattacgaggaAGTTATAAAGTGGCACGGAAGTTGGAGAAACTCGAGAACTTAGGACAAGATAAAGGTGATAGCAGTGACTATGATGAGGATGAAAGAAACGGTGACACCGAGTATCCTAGTTTGGATAGTTATCTGTCAGAAAACTCTCATTCTG GCGGTGTTATGTCACCACGCAATTCGGAACCCCCAAGTTTGACTGAGTCTATGCAGCTGATGGATGAGGTATTATCGGATGACCGAATGGATAGGCTCGAAAAAATAGAGCGTCTTGAAGCAATATTATCGACGATTACAGCACCATCTGATGTAACGGCCCCACCTAGTAACATCCAATTATCACCAATAAAATGTATCTGCAATTGCCACGATGGTAAACAAGTTAGGGTACAACAAAATAATACCAAGGTTGATCATGCTGCTTCCCAAACTTTGAGTACGGGAGACATTGTTATTACAAGGATATTCTACACAGAAGCGGAGAAGGAGCGcgagaaattattgaattcgCCAAAAAAGTAA